The DNA window GAAGCCTAAGATCGAGAAATGTACACTGAGGGAAACAAGTTCTTGATATTCTTTTCacactaaaatatttatttcttcagTAAGTACTAAAAGTACAACattttataatgtgaaaaatatttgtattcttttaatttaattaatttaattgtctcagctaattacatattaatcACTTACTTTTGACTATGCTGATACCCCTAATTGCTTCCTTAATTTGATCCATAACaaggttgtttttttttctgtgtgctttaaataaatattttattcctgTTTTTGGACTTAAACCTTTGGTTGGGGTGAAGTCCGTGTTCAACATTTTAAGTTTCAAAGTTCGGTCCAATTTTCGACCCctttaacctgtataaaaatGAGGGAGCCTGAAATTTGTCAAATCAGTTCTGCAAAAGCTGGGGAGCCGGATAATCATTGTTCGCTATGTTTACTAAAGTGTTAGGAGTTCTTTTTCTGCTAGCAGGTCAGTCCTTGGGCGATCTGAAGCACCTGGGACTTCATAATTTCGGCCTGCATATCTCACGTCCTGACCACTCAAGCAGCCACCACAATAACAACGCTGAATCGGAGTACAACGCTTTTCTCAACCAATACTACAGCAATCAATGGCAGCAGTACTATCAAGCTCAGGCGTCCTACAATCAGTTATATGGTCCCAATAGTCTATATGGACACTACGGGTACTATTATCCCTATGGACACGAAGTCCACCATGGACATCATGGAAATCATGGTCAACATAGTCAGCATGGTCAACAGCCAACAGACAAcacaaccaccaccaccaccagtaCCACCACCACTACCACAACCACACCAGCtccaaccacaacaacaacagaacaGACAACCTCCACTGCGGTTGCAACAACAAAAGATCCTCAGACAACTTCAACTGCCGTTGCTACAACACCTGGACCCGATACCACCTCGACAGCTTTAGCCTCTTCAAATGCAGTAGCGAGGTATCGTGTTCACACCACGCCCCTTCCATATCCATACGAGCCAAACCCACAGATCAATCCCTACGCTCTGCACCGCATCTATCCCCAGCATTTATATGTCAAAGATCCTTCATCAGCTCAGCTCTCGCCGGTATACTCGTATGTTCCATATGATCAAGTTCAATACGTGGCAAAAAAATAGAGggtacttaaaatatttatttatttaaagatgtTAGTGAAGTTTACAAAATTAATACTAAcatgtatttaaaacatttaatacttgattaaaacaaaaaaataactttttccAAAAGAAGAAATGTTTATTACATTAGTTTTAAGGGCAGCATAACCGAGTCTTACgttaaaagaaaagaaaaacaaatcagACTGAAAGGTGAAAGAGGCCAATCCAAAGCGGTAATTGGTGAGTTATGTGCCCTGCTGAATCAGATCCAAAAAACAAAGAGTAATCGAAttaaaaaggtaaacaaaagtagacaaaaaataaaaagaaaagagaGATGCGATCGATTTCTCCGATCGCTAAATTGTTAACGAACCTAAATTAGCATTTATATATCACGGGGTGCAGACATTTGGTAAACATGCAAGTCCGATGCCCAGACAGTCTTAGTTCAAAGTAGCTCGCGATTCGATATGAAACTATTCGGAGTTTTTCTGGGTTTTGTAGCTCTAACAGGAGCAACTGGCGTGGACTTTGAGCAGGAAAAAATCCGAACAGCTCTACCCTGGCTTTACCTTCTGGCATATCCCGGAGTCATATCACAGGTTCCCATCCTGAGACCGCAAGATGAGATATTAGCCAGTACAAGCAGTGATATTATGAAGCAGCCGCAGTCCGATGAGATGGGTAACCCTGAACAATCGAGCAATTTGGTACGCGA is part of the Drosophila biarmipes strain raj3 chromosome 2R, RU_DBia_V1.1, whole genome shotgun sequence genome and encodes:
- the LOC108022070 gene encoding developmental protein eyes absent-like, coding for MFTKVLGVLFLLAGQSLGDLKHLGLHNFGLHISRPDHSSSHHNNNAESEYNAFLNQYYSNQWQQYYQAQASYNQLYGPNSLYGHYGYYYPYGHEVHHGHHGNHGQHSQHGQQPTDNTTTTTTSTTTTTTTTPAPTTTTTEQTTSTAVATTKDPQTTSTAVATTPGPDTTSTALASSNAVARYRVHTTPLPYPYEPNPQINPYALHRIYPQHLYVKDPSSAQLSPVYSYVPYDQVQYVAKK